The genomic region ACGGTCTCCTCCGAAATTCTGCGCACAATGCGTGTCCACTGTCCATGGGGAAAACCGGATGAGCGCTGTTCTTCCCGCCGAGTCTACGATATTTCGTAATCGTCACCAAAACGGAAATATACCGGCTGCTCCAGTCGTTCCATAAAGACAAGGAGTGATGACATGGAAGTCGGAAAGAAATACGAACTGCCGCCGCTGAAGTACGGCTACAAGGACCTTGCGCCGTTCCTGTCCGAGGAACAGCTGATGCTGCATCACGACAAACACCACGCCGCCTATGTCAATGGTGCCAATGCGATCCTAGACAAGCTTGCGGCCGCCAGGAAGGACAATGTTGACCTGGACATGAAGGCGATCGAGAAGGAGTTTTCCTTCAATGTAGGAGGCCATCATCTGCATAAGATGTTCTGGATGAACCTGGCCCCGACCAGTCAAGGGGGCGGACAGCCAGGTGGAAAGCTTGGAGACGCGCTTGTAGCCGAGTTCGGTTCCTTCGAACGGTTCAAGAAGGAGTTCAGCGCAGTTGCCACCAGCACCGAAGGGTCAGGATGGGCCGCACTGGCGTTCTGCCGGATGACTCAGAGGCCGGTGATAATGCAGGTCGAGAAGCACAACATCAACGTCATTCCAGGATACAAGATCCTCATGGTCCTGGACGTATGGGAGCACGCCTATTACGTGGACTACAAGAACCTGAGGCCAAAGTACGTAGAGGCATTCTGGAACAACGTCAACTGGGACTTCGTCGCGGAACAGTTCGAAAAGGTCGCCCAGAAGTGATCTGGGTAAACATCAGTCCTCAAACAGGTCGGGAACGACCGGGCCAGCCCTGCAGCGTCCGGGGTTGGCCGCCAAGTTTTTAATACCGCCTTCAGCATCGCAATTCCAATGCAGGACTGGGAAAGAATCCAGGAGCTGAAGAAGGAGAAGAACGCCGTCATCCTGGCGCACAACTATCAGCCTCCTGAGATCCAGGAGATAGCGGATTTCGTGGGCGATTCTCTAGGCCTTTCGGTTCAGGCGACCAAGACCACGGCCGATGTCATCATTTTCTGCGGCGTCGACTTCATGGCCGAGTCGGCCAAGGTCCTGAACCCATCCAGGACCGTGATATTGCCTGAGCCTCAGGCCATGTGTCCTATGGCGGCCATGTGTGACGCCGAATCGTTGCACGAGGTTCGCATGAAATACCCGGAGGCGGCGGTCGTCGCTTACGTCAACACTTCCGCAGCCTGCAAGGCGGAAACCGACGTGTGCTGCACATCGTCCAATGCGGTGAAGGTGGTCGGCAATCTCGATGCCAGGCAGATCCTCTTCGTTCCAGACTGCAATCTGGGCTATTACGTTCAGAGGTTCTTCCGGGAAAAGGAGATAATAGTCTGGCCCGGCTTCTGCCCTACCCACGACCTGATATCGCCAGAGGCCATAACCCTGCTCAAGAAATCACACCCCAAGGCATTGGTCTTGGTCCACCCCGAGTGCCGTCCAGAGGTCATCGACATGGCGGATAAGGTGGCATCCACTGAAGGCATATTGAAGTTTGCCAAATCATCCGACGCCCAAGAGTTCATTATCGCCACCGAGGGCACGATGACCTATCGGTTGCAAAAGGAGAACCCGGATAAGAGGTTCTATTCCATTGAAGGGGCGATCTGCCCGACCATGAAGATGATCACAAGGCAGATGGTCATCAAATGTCTGGAGACCCTGCAGCCGACCATCGAGCTGCCGGCGGACGTGATCGAAAAGGCGAGGAAACCGCTCGAACGCATGATGGAGATCGGGAGAGGGGATTAGGGGATTCCAGACGAGATTATCCGTGGCCCGATAATTTTAAAAGTCATTGAATAATAAATAATAGGACCCCCCCACACGATGAGGAATAGGCCTGGGGGGCCGGTATACTTAACCAGATGAAAGTTCACTTCGGGCTTGTCGTTGATGCCGATCAGTACCAGTCCCATCCCTGTTGCGATCAATCCAATATCGTGCGATGTAGTTCCGAATATTATGAACAGGCCAATGACGAAGACGATACCACCGATGATGTAGATCGGGGCGGTGCCGAGGTCTCCTCTGTTCATCCTATTATCGATTATCAAATCTCTGCCCCTGTCCAATTTCCTTCCCCACGAGGCATGGGGCTTTCATACCTAAGAATTTTATGTCGATTTTCAAAAAATATTGACTATTTCTTGCTGGTATGTGAATGATAAAGGTGATCGGAGATATGCCATGTTCGGCATATTCCGTGATCGTTGCTACTCCTCGTCGTCTTCCTCTTCCGGGATAAGGATGAACTGGTCTTCCTGCTCGCTGCCGCGGAAGCCGCGTATGAGTTCGTCAAAGACGTAAACGATCTCCACGATCTCGAAGTTCATATGCTTCTTGTTCATGAACGCCTCGATCCAGGAGTTGATCTTGTCACCGACCTGCTCTGCTTCTTTTGTGAACTTTGGAAACTCCAGCACTTCATCTTCGTATATGATGACCGAGCCGCCCATCTCCCCATCGATCAGGTACTTGATCGCCAGAACGATCTCTTCGACGGATAGGTCTGGATATGTCAGGTCCAACTGATGCCCTATCGAATCTATCAAAGGAAACATCTTACTGACCCGGGCTTCAAGCGCTATCTCCATCGCATCCTCATCCAGGTCTCCTAGGTCGGCGACCAAATCTTCACGGTAATCGTAATAGTCCTTCTCGTAATACTTTTGCAGCAATCTCTCCATCTTGTCGTCCATGGCCATCGACAAACGTTCCTTGATAAAATCATTACCGGTCGATGATGGAGCGGCGGTATTGATGAAATGCGTCGCTAACGTTCCGCAACCCATCTGAAATAGAACTATCGTCCACAAACCGAATTAATCACTATCATGTTTATGTCCACTATGAAGGTCAGTGGGGAAGTAGTAGCAATGAGGTCATGGGCGGCCATCATTATTGTGGGGATGATGATGGCTATGCCCATCTTTGGAAGCGTTCAGGGAAGTTACATTAATTCAAACCAAGGACTATCGATGGCAGGAGGAAACCCCCAAAATAATGGTCTAAGTCAATACAATACAACGAACGTGGGGAACCGGACGCAGTGGATCCTTTCAATGGACATCCTGCCATATATCGGAAAGACATTTTTTGATCTTTCCGGGTTCTGCATCGGTCCAGATGGAACGATCTATGCACAAAAACAGGACTATGAGTCGCCATCAAAGAGAGGTCTCGTTGCCATCAATCCGTGGGGGACTTTGAAGTGGTTTTCCACGGCGACCGCAGGATACGGTGAGGTAGGTCCTAGCCTCGTTGTTGGGGCCGATGGCTATATCTATTGCATTTGCAACCTAGCTCAACAGACACCACCGGATCCAGTAACGGGAAATTATCAGATAAACGTCGATAACCGGATATTGGCATTGAACCCAGAGGACGGCTCTAAGAGATGGGATTACGCTTCATCGGGAGGGAGCCTTTCTCAATACAATCAATTGGCCGTTTGTCCCAATGGATTGCTTGTCTTTACTGCGATCAGTTCGGGCGTTAGCTCGGTAACCGCACTATATTCCAATGGTTCGTTAGCCTGGGAGGTTCCTATCAATGGATTAGTAAATATGATTGCGGTCAGCAGTAATTCCACATCTTATGTGGTTTCAGCTGATGGACACTTCTTTTCAATAGATCCTAACGGGAATATATTATGGAGTGTGTCAGGTGTGGTCCAGAATGGGAGCTTCAAATCAATATCCCTCGACAACCACGATAATATCTATCTGTTGGCAAATTCCGCAGATTACTCTGCGGATCATTTGTTTAAATATTATCCCAATGGCACGATGGATTGGGCCTATGAACCCGCTAATTATACGATCACTCCTCCTGTGATGGACATTCATGACAACATTTACTTCAGCTATACAAAAATCATTAAGGGTACTGTGCAAGGCGGCTCCCCAACCACTGGGATAATGTCCATGAATCCCGAAGGTCAGCCCAGATGGACGATCCACTCGGAATCCGGACCTATGGCTGTAAGCGCAGACGGGATCATATATGTGGCCTCAGATCATCTGATGGCGCTGAACGACAGTGGCACCATCTTGTGGGAAAAAGATGGGCTGCACCCTCCCTCACTCATTGATCAATCCCAATCAGGTCAGACTGGCGAAGGTGTCGTTATTGGTCAAGATGGAACAGTGTTCTTTCTCTACTCGTTGAGTTTGCCAGGTGGGCAATTGGAATATTTCCTCGGAATCAAAGGGACACCAACACCTGGTGACCCTGGTCTGGACCAACAGACGATCATCCCGATTATCGCGGCAATGGCGATGTTTGCGTTGGTTATTGTTCTGTTCATAGTGAAGAAAAGAAGTGGGAGGTTGGAGCATTGACTTCAGGCATCGAGGAGATACTTCTGGCTTCCAGCATTCTGATCGCCCCGGTCGGGATCTGCATCACTTTGGTCTCTTTGAGAAGTTATCTGAAGTTCCGAAATTGGAGACTTCTATTCCTCAGTGCTGCATTTTTGCTCCTTTCTATTCCGCCGACCATCAATGTTTTTCTGGCTACATACGGCAGCTTTTCATTTGACATATCACCCTGGTCATACAGTATATTGAGATATGTCTCCTTCATCTTTTCATTGTCTTCAGTATTGCCCTTCGCTCTGTTGGCATATGTGTATATCAACGAAAGAAAGACCCAATCGATAAGGATCTCGCGGAACTTATGGATCGTAGGGGGTATCATATTTCTGGGCCAACTTGGATTAATAGTATACGAGGTGGTCTCCAGCTATAATCTGCCTTACGGAAACAGCAGCTGGTACCAGCCATATCTAATCGATTACATCTTTGGAGGCGTAGCCAGTTTATTGATCATAATGATCGTCATATCACTATTCGCCTATTATCGAGCCAAAAGGACGAAGAATACGTTATTGGTGATAATCGGATTCATATTCCTATTTGTTGGCTACGGATATGGGGTGCCGTTATTCTCCATTTTTCAAGGCACTTACTTGAATTATAATTACTACGGTTTGCAGTATTTCTTTGAACTGATAGGATTCATCGCATTTCTGGTCGCCTTGATTCGATTGAAGGTATCATAATGATCGAGGGATCGTCCCAATATCGATCCAGGTGCCGGATCTATGCTGATATCCTAAGAGCGATCCAGGAGAGCGAACAGGCAAAGGTTTCCTATCTTCTTCATAAAGCCAATCTGTCCCACGAACGGCTACTGAATCATCTGACCAAAATAACTGCCTTGGGGCTGATCGAAAAGAGGTCCGACGGTGAAACTGTCTATTTTGTTATTACCCAGAAAGGTAGGAAATATTTGATGGAGTTCGCCAAAGTTCAGGAGTTCGGGGATGCATTCGGCATTGATGTGTAGTTGCATAAGGAATACAACTGGATACCAACTCGATAGCCGACATATATTCTGGCCATGATGAATTTCCCATCATCCTGGCTTGTCTGCTCATGGCAGTCAAGAATTTTATATGGCATATCTCTATATTTTATTTACGTTCGATCGGGTATATGGTGCCGATATGCTTGCTCAGAACTTTATCAGTGTGGTTATCGAGCTGTACAGGAAATACATAGCAAAGAAGATCATGATGATCGCAGCGGCCATGATGAGGTATTCATGCCATCTACGATTCCATAGTCCCTTGGATCGGAAGACCGTCGTGGCCACGAAATGGTTCCATCCGAGGTCGACGGCCAGATGGGTGATGATGAACATAGGGAGGATGATGAGCCCATAACCGATGGCTGTCGTGACGAGCGTGGCGCCGACCGTTGCCCACCAGAAGACCCAGTAAGGATTAGTGATGGTGGTGACCATGCCGGTCGTGAAAGAGCCCTGGCCGTCATCCCTCTCCTGTACGATGGCCTTCCTGGCCCTGAACTCGGACACTCCCATGTACATCAGGATGGCGCCCCCGATCAGCGCGATGTATGCGAATACGGTCTGGTCCTTCAGGACGAGGTCGAACCCCAGGAAGATCGCGACGATCAGCGGCACCTCGATAGCGGCATGCCCTGCGGTCACCTTGATCCCCGCCCTCGGGTCATTGTAGCTCTTGGCAATGGTGGCCGCGAACAACGGACCGGGCATGAATGCTCCGGAGACCGTGATGACGGCGACGGACGCCAGGAATACCAGGGCCGATTCTTCCATGGATATTGCCAACTAAGGTCACGCTCATATTTCAAAGTTGATTTTATGACATCTACATGACCGAAATGGGGA from Methanomassiliicoccales archaeon harbors:
- a CDS encoding superoxide dismutase, coding for MEVGKKYELPPLKYGYKDLAPFLSEEQLMLHHDKHHAAYVNGANAILDKLAAARKDNVDLDMKAIEKEFSFNVGGHHLHKMFWMNLAPTSQGGGQPGGKLGDALVAEFGSFERFKKEFSAVATSTEGSGWAALAFCRMTQRPVIMQVEKHNINVIPGYKILMVLDVWEHAYYVDYKNLRPKYVEAFWNNVNWDFVAEQFEKVAQK
- the nadA gene encoding quinolinate synthase NadA, producing the protein MQDWERIQELKKEKNAVILAHNYQPPEIQEIADFVGDSLGLSVQATKTTADVIIFCGVDFMAESAKVLNPSRTVILPEPQAMCPMAAMCDAESLHEVRMKYPEAAVVAYVNTSAACKAETDVCCTSSNAVKVVGNLDARQILFVPDCNLGYYVQRFFREKEIIVWPGFCPTHDLISPEAITLLKKSHPKALVLVHPECRPEVIDMADKVASTEGILKFAKSSDAQEFIIATEGTMTYRLQKENPDKRFYSIEGAICPTMKMITRQMVIKCLETLQPTIELPADVIEKARKPLERMMEIGRGD
- a CDS encoding PQQ-binding-like beta-propeller repeat protein — encoded protein: MKVSGEVVAMRSWAAIIIVGMMMAMPIFGSVQGSYINSNQGLSMAGGNPQNNGLSQYNTTNVGNRTQWILSMDILPYIGKTFFDLSGFCIGPDGTIYAQKQDYESPSKRGLVAINPWGTLKWFSTATAGYGEVGPSLVVGADGYIYCICNLAQQTPPDPVTGNYQINVDNRILALNPEDGSKRWDYASSGGSLSQYNQLAVCPNGLLVFTAISSGVSSVTALYSNGSLAWEVPINGLVNMIAVSSNSTSYVVSADGHFFSIDPNGNILWSVSGVVQNGSFKSISLDNHDNIYLLANSADYSADHLFKYYPNGTMDWAYEPANYTITPPVMDIHDNIYFSYTKIIKGTVQGGSPTTGIMSMNPEGQPRWTIHSESGPMAVSADGIIYVASDHLMALNDSGTILWEKDGLHPPSLIDQSQSGQTGEGVVIGQDGTVFFLYSLSLPGGQLEYFLGIKGTPTPGDPGLDQQTIIPIIAAMAMFALVIVLFIVKKRSGRLEH
- a CDS encoding winged helix-turn-helix domain-containing protein, whose translation is MIEGSSQYRSRCRIYADILRAIQESEQAKVSYLLHKANLSHERLLNHLTKITALGLIEKRSDGETVYFVITQKGRKYLMEFAKVQEFGDAFGIDV
- a CDS encoding LysE family transporter, with amino-acid sequence MEESALVFLASVAVITVSGAFMPGPLFAATIAKSYNDPRAGIKVTAGHAAIEVPLIVAIFLGFDLVLKDQTVFAYIALIGGAILMYMGVSEFRARKAIVQERDDGQGSFTTGMVTTITNPYWVFWWATVGATLVTTAIGYGLIILPMFIITHLAVDLGWNHFVATTVFRSKGLWNRRWHEYLIMAAAIIMIFFAMYFLYSSITTLIKF